TCTGGACCAGGGGCGATGCCGCAGCCCGCGGTGCCGGGTTCCGCTATTTTCTGGTCCATGCCGTGGGCGGGCTGCTGCTGCTGGCCGGCATTGTGCTCCGGGTGCACCACACCGGCTCCCTGGCCTTCGGGCCCATCGGGCTGGATTCACCGGGCGGACTGCTCATCTTCCTGGGCTTTGGCGTGAATGCCGCGTGGCCACTGCTGCATGCATGGCTGCCGGACGCCTACCCCAACGCCAGCCCCACAGGGACGGTGTTCCTTTCCGCCTTCACCACCAAGGGCGCGGTGTACGTACTGGCGCGCAGCTTTGCCGGGGAAGAGACGCTCATCTGGATCGGCGCAGTCATGGCCGTGTTCCCGCTGCTGTATGCCATGCTTGAAAACGACCTGCGGCGCACCCTCGCCTGGTGCCTCATCAATCAGGTGGGCTTCATGATGATCGGCATCGGCATCGGCAGCGAGCTGGCCATCAACGGCGTCTGCGCCCATGCCTTCGTGCACATCCTGTATAAAGCCCTGCTGTTCATGAGCGCCGGCGCCGTGCTGGCCCAGGCCGGCACCTGCGAGGCCACCCGGTTGCAAAGCATGGGCGGACTGGCCCGTCAGATGCCATGGACCTTCGCCTTTGCCTGCGCCGGCGTGGCTTCCATCTCCGTGCCCCTGTTCTGCGGCTTTGCCGGAAAATCCCTGATCATTTCCGCCACGGCCGAGGCGCACCTGAGCACCGTATGGATGCTGCTGATGTTCGCCTCCGCCGGCGTGTTCCTTGCCGGCCTGCGCGTGGTGTATGTCGCCTTCGGGCAGCCGACAGCCCCCACCTCCTACCAGGGACTGGCGGTTTCCGAAGCGCCCTGGGGCATGCGCATCGGCATGGCCTTGACCGCAGGGGCCAGCCTGCTCGTCGGCCTGTTCCCGTCAGCGTTTTACAGCCTGCTGCCGAACGCCATGGACTACCACCTGTATTCTGCAGGGCACTTGGTTTCCCAGTTCCAGGTGTTGTTCTTCACCGGCTTGGCGTTTCTGGTGCTGCTGCGCGCCGGCATGCTGCCAGCGGCAGTCAAGGGCATCAATCTGGATGTGGACATCGTGTACCGCCGCCTGGCGTTGATCTTTTATGCCGCCATGGATTCCCTGTTCAACCGGCTCAATGCATGGTGCGAGGCCCTGGTGGTGGATGGCCTGTTCGCCTGGCTGGCGCGGGTGCATACGCAGGCCCCCTGGCGCTTTTCCACGTGGCTGCTGAGTCCCATGCTGTTGCTCATGCCCAAGGAGGCGCGGGAGAAACTGCAGGGAGAAATCCGGCCGGCGCTGGAAACCGCCACCACTCCCATTGGCTTGACGGCGTTTGCAACTGTGGCGTTCTTGTGCGTATCGATCATCATGCTGCTTACGGTCTAGGAGACGAGCATGCCAGCCCCCATCACCGTTGATCTGCTCAGAATTCCCATGCTCCGCTCTGTCGGGGTTGAGATGCTGTCCCGTCTGGTGCCCATTTCCGAAATGCGTCGTTCCGGAGACGGCGAGCGCATTTATGCCATGGGCGAACCGGCGCATCACTTCTTCATCTGCCACAGGGGCGAAGTGCTCTCCGAGCAAGCCATTGCACGGGACATCACCGCCACGGTTTCCGTCATCACGCCCGGGTCTTGCTTCGGCTGGCCCGCCCTGCTGCCCAACGGCATTTACCGCAGCGACGCCGTGAGCCAGGGAGAGACGGAGTGCATTGCCATTGAGGCCGCTTCCCTGCGCCAGCTCATGGATACGGACCACGAATTCGGCTACACCCTGTACAAGGCCATGTGCGGCAGCCTGGTGGAGCGGCTCTTCACCAGGACGGACCAGCTGTTGCAGCTCGTTTCCTTGCATCCGGATCTGCGCGCCGCCATCACGCGCGAGGAATAAGCTTCCCCTGCGCCGGCACAGGGCGATGTCGGATTCGAATACGATGATCACGCCACGAGGAGTCGTTCCCCACAGAGAACGACTCCTCGTTTTATTTGGCATGTGGCAATCTACTCGCCGAGCACCGGCAAGCAGTTTTTGCTCGCGTGTCAATTGTATTGTTGAAAAATGCTCTCGGGGCATCCCTGTCTGGCGAAAGGATCTTGCCGCTCGCAATAGTCTTTTAGAGCATTGTAATTTTGAAAAAGGACATTGCGAGAGGGGAAAACTTTTGCAAAAGGTTCTCCCCTCTCGCGCTCTCCCCTTCCAAAACTTTAATAGTGCCCTTGAATCACAATAAAAAATCTTTGGAAAAGGGGTTCGGGGGAAGAACCTTTCTTTAGAAAGGTTTTCCCCCGAGAGTTCTTTTCAAAAACAACGTACTCTAAACTATGGCGAGTTGCAGTTCAAGGTCCTTCATCATGGCCGTCTGCACCGTCTCCAGCAGCGTATCCACACGAACCTGCCCTGGCGCACCGCCCTTGATCGGGTGCACGTCCTTGGCCAGGGCCAGCAGCACGCGGACCTTGCCTTCGCCGGCCTGCCAACTGCGCAGGGCAGCCAGCACCGCCGCTTCCTCAATGGTCCGGCGGGGCACGTCCTGCCCGGCGTGGTCGCGCTTGATGAGCACATGACTGCCGGGGCCATCGGCCGCATGGAGCCAGTAATCGAAGGCATTGGCCTCCCGCGTCACCAGCCTGTGGTTGGCCTTGGAATTCTTGCCTTGCATGATGCGGAACCCGTCCGAAGAGCGGAACAGGCGGAACCCCTCTGCCCCCTCCGAAACTTTCGGACGCGGACGGGCCCGGGGCGGCTGGCCGGCACCGGCAGTCGCCGCGGCCGGCGCGCCATGCTCCAGAATCCGAGCGCGTTCCGCCTCGATGACCTCGCGCCGCGTCCTGGCAATCTCCAAGCCACGTTCCGCCTTGGCTCCCTGCCGGAAGCGGCGGGCCATGTTCTCGGCAATGGTCAGGCGCGGATCCAGCTCCAGGACCACCTCGGCGTCGTGCGCATCCATCACCTTGACCCGCCTTGCCTTCTCCTGGGCGTTGAGCCGGAACAGATTGGCCTGCAGCAGCAAGGCTTCCTCCCGCTGGAGCAGCAATCCGTGCAGGCGGTGCTCCTCCTGCTCCAGGGCCTTGAGATTGCGGGACAGGCGCTTGCGGCGCGCGCTGGCGGCATCGGTCTCGGCCTTGTGCTGGGTGGCGACCACCGCCGGCAGCACCTGACGGCGACCGGCCTCGGCGGCGGCTTCCGCCGCACTGGTGAACACCTGCGGCGGCTCAGCGGCAGTGGGATCGGCCCAGACGAAGGGGCCGGCCGCATCATACAGATAGAACGCCCCGCAGCCGCCGGCCTGTACCGTGGCATACATGGGCCCGGCCACATCCGGCGGCAGGGTCAGCAACATCTTGCGCAAGGGGGGGGAAATGTGCGGATGCGTGCGCCAGATGTCTTCCTGCTGCAGCAGCGTTTCCAGCGACGGCCACTCGGGGGCGGCATTCCAGACGGGCGGCACGTCCGGCGGCACAAAGCCGGACTGCGGGGGGATGGTCCAGTGCTGCGGGAGCTCGTCCAGGGTCAAGGCCAGGAACAGGCCATGCCGAAGATCGATGATGCACCAGCCCTCGCCGTCGTCAGGTCCCAGGCGGATGGCCAGACGGCGCTGGGGCCAGTCGGCCACAAACTCCATGCACCGCCGCGCCTGCACATGGCGGCGCAGCCACATGACCGTGGCCGAAGGCGCAGGGGGGTTGGGCGGGGTGATGCTGGAGGGGAAGAGGCAGGGATCGCGCCGGCCCAGCCGGATCACCAGGGACGAGGCCAGGCCGCCACGATCCAGGGTGAGGACGAACACATCCGGGGCAGGGCCGTACACCTTGCGGACAAGCGCCCCGCGACACAATGCGGCCAGTTCAACGGCCAGACAACGAAAAAAACTGGCCTCCATGGGCGCTCCCGGACTCGGCGCAACGCCGGCTATGCAAAAAGGCTATTCGCCGCGAAGGTTTTCTTCGGTCTCCTGCTTGCTCTTGCAGTGGATGCACAACGTGGTGACCGGGCGGGCCTTGAGTCGGGGCACGCCGATTTCCTCGCCGCAATCCTCGCACATGCCGTATTCGCCTTCCTCGATGCGCTGCAGGGCTTCCTGAATTTTCTTAATAAGGTAGCGTTCGCGCTCACGCAGCCGCAGGGTGAAGGTGCGGTCGGATTCCACCGTGGCGCGGTCGGCAGGATCGGCAAAGATCTCCATCTCGTTCATGTCTTCCAGCGTGGCCTCGCCCTTGGACTGGGCCTCCTCAAGCATTTTCTGGAGAAGGTTCCGGAAATATTCAATGTCTTTCGGGTCCATGTACACACTCCAATTGCAGCCTGGAAAGAATCGGTGTTCATATCCCACATCGCCCCCAAATGTAAAGATGGCGCCAGCGGCTCAAACCCTGCTTCCTCTTGACGGGCCGTTTCCCAAGCGGTAGCCCCCTTGCTTGGGCCAAACTGCGTAAGGAGAACTCCCGTGTTTGAACTGATTGTCATGTATGTAATGGTCGGTGCCCTGGCCGGGCTGCTGGCCGGCCTGTTCGGCATTGGCGGCGGGCTGGTCATCGTGCCCATGCTGCTGTTTTGCTTCACCAAGCAAGGTATTTCCAACGACATCATGATGCAGCTTGCCCTGGCCACCTCCATGGCCAGCATCTGCTTCACGTCGGTGTCCAGCGTGCGTGCGCACAATCAGCGCGGCGCGGTGGACTGGAGCATCGTCAAAGGCATTGCCGGGGGCGTGTTGCTGGGCACCTTTGGCGGATCATTCATCGCCTCTGCCCTGCCCACCACGGCGCTGAAAATCTTTTTTGTGATTTTCCTGTATTACGTGGCCACACAGATGCTCCTGGGCAAGCAGCCCAAGGCGTCTCGCGAGTTGCCCGGCATGGGCGGCATGCTGGGGGCCGGCGGGGTCATCGGCGTGGTGTCGGCGCTGGTGGGCATTGGCGGGGGCACGCTTTCGGTGCCGTTCATGGTCTGGCACAACGTGCCGCTGCACCGGGCCATTGGCACCTCTGCCGGCATCGGGTTTCCCATTGCCGTGGCTGGCACCCTTGGCTACATCTTCAACGGCTTCGGCGTGGCCGAGCGGCCGGGGTACTCCCTGGGCTTCGTGTATCTGCCGGCGCTGCTGGGCATTGTGCTGGTGAGTGTGCTCACCGCGCCCTGGGGCGTGAAGCTGGCGCACAGCCTGCCCGTGCCCAAGCTCAAGAAAGCCTTCGCCATTTTGCTGTATGTGGTGGGCACGCGCATGCTCATCAATACGCTGTAATTCGATCTGGCATCATGATGACAGGGGGCGGCAACCGGGCCGCCCCCCAGGCATCACGCGCGGCCGAATGCCTACGGCTGCAGCACAAAGCCCTTGGTGGACGGGCCTGTGGAAGCAGAGGTGCCGGCGATCTTGGACAGATACACATCGCCCAGGTTGGCGATGTGGGTGCCCACGTTATCAAAGTGATTGTAGTGCGTCTGTTCTTCCTCGATGATGGCTTCAAACAACTTCACCGTGATGTTATCGCCCATCTCGCGACAGACTTCCAGGAACTGGTTGTAGATGTCGATGGTGTTGTCTTCCAGACCGGCATCAAAGGGGAAGATGACGCGCACGTCCTGCCCCTTGGTCACGACATCGGCCAGCTCGGTGGTGGGCTCGCCGCCCAGTTCCTTGATGCGCTCGGCAAACTGCTCGGCGTGGCGCATTTCGTCGATGGCGATGAGCTTCATGTCCCGGGCCAGTTCGCCGTAGTCCATGGAATCCAACGCATAGTGCTGGTTCATGTACTGGGTGATGGCATGCAGCTCCATGCCGCGGGCTTTGTTCAGCACTTCAATGACCTTTTCGCGACGCTGTTCCTTGCTCAGGGCAGTCTCCATGAATCCTCCTCCATTGATATTCGTGGGAAAGCCCGGGCAGGCGCAGCGTATTCGCCGCACCGGCCCGGGGGTTGGTCACATGCAACCAACTGTAATCGTTTTACGCCAGACGTCAACGCCTTCCGACTCACCACACGACATTACGCCGCTGTGGCCTTGGCGCGCTCCTCGCTGGTCATGGCAGCCAGACGCTGCACTTCCTCCACCGGCAGGCCCAGGCCCTCGGCCACGCGGGTGCCATATTCCGGGTGGGCCTTGTAGAACACGGCCGCCTGCCGCAGCTGGATGCGCCGCTGGGCGCCGGCCAGATGCTCCACGATGTTGCCGACGAGGTTGGTCCGGTCCTCATCGGTCATCACCTTCGAGTACAGCGCGCCGGCCTGCTCGAAGTCGTCGTTGGGATGCGGGTACGGCTGCGGACCGGCCACGCCTTCCACGGGCAGGAAGGGTGCGCGAACATCGGGATCCGGGCCGGGGCCGTTGAAGCTGTTGGGCCAGTAGTTGGGGCCGGAGCCGCCGCCGTTGTCCACGCGCATGGCGCCGTCGCGCTGGTAGCTGGCCTCGGGGCGATGCTTGGGCGAGTTGACGGGAATGAGATGATAGTTCGAGCCCAGGCGGTGGATGTGCGTATCGTGATACGAGAACAGCCGGCCCTGGAGCATCTTGTCTGCCGAGGGCGCAATGCCGGGCACGAAGTTGCTGGGGTTGAAGGCGGCCTGCTCCACCTCGGCAAAGTAGTTCTCGGGATTGCGGTTCAGCACCATCTTGCCGATGACGATGGGCGGCACGTCCGCATGGGGCCAGACCTTGGTGATGTCGAAGATGTCGTAGCGGTAGTTCAGGCCTTGCTCATAAGGCATGATCTGCATTTCCAGGGTCCAGGAAGGGGAGTCGCCCTGTTCGATGGCCTGGAAGAGGTCGCGGGTGGCATGGTCCGGGTCGGCGGAGCGCATGGCCGCGGCCTCCTGCCGGGTAAAGTTCTTGATGCCCTGGTCGGTCTTGAAGTGGTACTGCACCCAGAATTTTTCGCCGGCGGCATTGTACCACAGATAGGTGTGGCTGGAGTAGCCGTTCATGTTGCGGTAGGTGGCCGGGGTGCCACGGTCGGAGAAGAGCACCGTCACCTGGTGGATGGATTCGGGCGTCAGGGACAGGAAATCCCAGAACATGTCCGCATCCTTGAGGTTGGTCTTGGGGTTGCGCTTCTGGGTGTGGATGAAGTCCGGGAACTTCAGCGGATCGCGGATGAAGAACACCGGGGTGTTGTTGCCCACCAGATCGTAGTTGCCTTCCTCGGTGTAGAACTTCACGGCAAAGCCGCGAGGATCGCGCTCGGCATCGGCAGACCCCTTTTCCCCGCCCACGGTGGAAAAGCGCGCAAAGACGTCCGTCTTCTTGCCCTTGGTGAGGAATCCGGCCCGGGTGTACTGGGAGACATCTGCTGTGCATTCAAAATAGCCGTACGCGCCGGCGCCCTTGGCGTGCACCACGCGTTCGGGGATGCGTTCGCGGTCAAAATGACCGAGTTTCTCCAGCAGGTGCACGTCCTGCATGAGCACCGGGCCGCGGGCGCCGGCAGTGTGGCTGTTGAGATCGTCGCCCACGGGGGCGCCGAAGGCCGTGGTCAGCGTCTTCTTGTCATTCGCCATGGCATGCTCCTGGTCCTGTGTGGATATGATGTTGCACCGGCAACCATTGCGTCGCCATTGTGATGAAGAGAGGCTCCGGGACAGGGCTTGTTCAAAGACTTCAGTTTTCATTCTTTATGGAAAATCATTCTCCAAAGCAAGCAATAATCCACCCCCCCGCAAAAAAATCATCCACCGCCCTCCCCCGCTCGCGCCCTCTCCTGCCAACACATTCCAACAAGCTGTTTTTAAGGATAAAATCCCTCCGAACGCGCTGCTATTCCACGCGATATTCCACCTGCGAGGCGCGGCCCTGGTCGTCCACCACCACCAGCGTATGCCGGCCCGGCTCCAGGGGCAGGAAGATCTGGGCATCGGGCGCGCCCGAGCCCTTGAGGCTGCCATCCTGATACCAGAACAGTTCCCGCACGTCCGGCCCGGCAAAGGCCTTGAGACCGATGCGCTGGAACTCCCGAGGCGCATCGCTGCGCAGGCGATACGGGGTGCGCGGGTCTGGCGACACCACCTGCGGTCCCTCGCCGGCCGCGGCGGCGTGACAGGTCGGATGCATGGCCGGCATGGCCTCTCCCTGCACGCCCTGGGCGCGCATCCAGGCGGTAAACTCCACGGGATACTGCCTGACGAGCCGTGGCACGTGCGGCAGGTGCTGCAGGCAATCCCCGGCCACGCGCTCGCCCGTCTCGGGATGAACGAAGATCCGCTGATGCAGCTCGCTGCGGGGCAGGCGGGTGCGGCCCTCGATGACCGTCACCTCCGTACGATCGGGGCAGGCCGGGCCGGGCAGCAGATGATCCGCCGCGCACACGGCCATGGTGGTGAGGGCCAGATCCAGGGGCCGCGTCAGCGCTGCGCCTGCGCCTTCCACCACGCGAAAGAGATCGAACAGCAACGGCCCGGCATGGGTGGCTCCGGAGATGCCCATCTCCGCCCGGCCATCCAGGTTTCCCACCCAGACGCCGATGGTGTATTGCCGGGAGACGCCCACGGCCCAGGCATCGCGGTGGCCGAAGCTGGTGCCGGTCTTCCAGGCCACGGACGGGGCGTCCTTGGCGTGCTGCCAGCTGCGGGGCAGGTCGGCCCGTTCCACGCGGGTGAGCATGTCCAGGGTCAGCCAGGAGGCCTCGCGGGAAAGAATGCGCGCGGCCGGCGGCGGGGCCTGTTCCTCCTGCAGCAGCAGCGCCGGCGGCCGGTACTGGCCCAGGGTGGCCAGGCTGGCGTAGGCGTTGGCCAGTTCCAGAAGCGTCACCTCGCACGCGCCCAGGGCCAGGGGCAGCCCGTACTCATACGGGGTCTTTTTCAGGGTGGAGAGGCCCGCCTGCCGCAGCAGCTCCAGGAACGCCGGCGGGGCCACCTGGGCCAGCAGCCGCACGGCCGGCACGTTGCGCGACTGCACCAACGCCGCCTCCACCGTGATCATCCCCTGGAACGTGCCGTCGAAATTCCTGACCGAATAACCGGAAATATCCGTTGGAATATCCAGCAGGTAAGACTTGGGGACGATGAGCCCCATGTCCATGGCCTGGGCATACAAAAACGGCTTGAGGGCCGAGCCGGGCGAACGGGCGATAAGGCAGCCGTTGATGAAGCCGTGATGCTCGAAGTCCATGTATTCAATGGAGCCGGCCATGGCGCGCACGGCGCGGGTCTCGTTCTCAATGACCACCACGGCCGCATTCTCCAGACGCTGCCGACGGATCCATTCGGCGCTGTCGCGCAGGCGGGACTCCACGGCGGTCTGCAGGGCGCGGTCGATGGTGGTCGCCACCATCACCCGACCGGAATCGCCCGGCGGCAGGCGCTGCTCGGCCAGGGCCTTGGCCAGTTCCGCCAGATGGGGCGCCAGACGCGGCAGGGGCGTCACGCCCTCGGGCAGTTGCTGGGCCATGGCCTGACGACGCTGGACGGCATCAATCCTGCCGCGCCGCTCCAGCACGGCCAGCAGGCGATCCCGGGCCCGGCGGGCGGCCTGGGGGTTCTTGACCGGATCGTACCCCTGGGGCGCGCGCGGCAGCACCGTGAGCAGGGCCGCCTCCCCCAGGGAGAGATGCTGCTGATCCTTGCCGAAATAGCTTTCCGCCGCTGCAGCCACGCCCACCACGTTGCCGCCGTAAGGCGTCATGTTGATGTAGCGTTCGAGGATTTCATCCTTGGAGAGCCGCCATTCCAGTTGCAGGGCGCGGAAGGACTCCAGAAGTTTGGCCCCGATGGTCCGCTCCCGGGGCTCGCACAGCCGGGCCAGCTGCATGGTGATGGTGGACCCGCCCGAGACCACCCGCCCGGCCCGCAGGTTCATGACGGCCGCCCGCAGGATGGCGAGGGGATTGACGCCGGGATGGCGGTGGAAATGGCGGTCCTCGGAAGCCACCAGCACGGCCCGAAACAGCGGCGAGACCTGCGCCAGGGGCACAGGCTGCCGGCGGCGGCCATCCGGCGGCAAAAAGACGCGCAGGGGCCTGCCATGGCGGTCCTGCACCGTCACGGCCGGCGTCTGATTGAGGGCATCCCAGGGAAAGGGAAAGAGTTGGTCCAGCCCGAGAAAGACCAGCCAGAGCAGCAACAGCGCGCCCCCGCCCCAGAGGCCGAGCGAGGCGAAGGCGCGCCGCCGGAAAATCCTACTGCACCACGCTGGCCAGGGCATGGCCGGCTCCGGAATCGGCCTCCTCGGCCGTCTTCTTTTTGATGGTTCGTGTCGGCACCGGAGCCGCCTTGCCACCGCCGGTCTGATCCACGCCGATGACTGTGGTGGACAGCTCGCCCGTCGCCAGCAGGGCCGGATCGTACATTGCTTCCGCCTGGGCCGGCGGGGTGATGAAGGCCCCGGGCGTGACAGCCCGCAGCAGGGCATACAGGTTCACCCAGTCCTTGCCGGGCAGATCCAGGAAGGTGACAATGCGGTCGTCCCGAATGTCCTGATGTCCCACTTCCGCCACCTGCTCCACCCAGGGCAGCCGTTCGGAGGTGGCCAGACGGGGATTCTCCACCTCCAACCCGGCCGGCAACAGGGTGGAGACGGCCACGTTGTCCACACCGCCCACGGTGGAGCGCAGCCGGGTGCGCATGACCACCAGATCACCCTGCTTGAGGGCCTGCATGTTCACGGGCTTGCCGTCGCGGGTGAGGAACTCGCGCTGCAGTTCCAGGCCGTCAGCCACCGGCTTGTGCGAGGCCGTTTCGGGCAGGCCGGTGGTGAACACGGTGTAGTACACCGCGCCTTCCTGCGGGGCGCTGCCGGGATCCAGGGCGATGGTCAGCGGCCCGTCATCCATGATGGCCTTTGTGCCGGTCAGGGACAGGGGGGCGGTGTCGCTGAAGGTGCCGAGCTTCTCCTCGCCCCGGTACACCGCGCCGGAGAACGGTCCCTTGGCCTGCTGCGCCCGGAAATAGCTGCCCAGGGCCAGGAAGGCGAAGCTGTTCTCCTGGGTGCTGCGGAAGCGCGAGGCGTCCATCAACCGTACCAGATGTCTGATCAGCTCCTCCACGCGCCGGTCGCCGGGCAGGACTTCCTGCAGCACCAGCACGCGCAGGGCCAGGTTGCCGATGGAGGAATCCAGCGCACCGCCGGTGCTGCGGGCGAGGTCCTCCACCTTCCACTTGTGTTCCAGCAGGCTTTCCATGGCCTGGACATTGCCGGACAAGGCAAACGCGCCGCCCAACAGTGTGGCCGCCCCGGGACGCAGGGCCTTGCCGTGCTCTTCCTGCAGATAGTCCATGGACCCGCGATCGGCCTTGCCGGCCTTGGCCAGCACAAAGGCGGCGTAGGCCAGGGTTTTGAGGCCGGCGGAGGACGTGTCCTCATGTTCCTTGAGCATCGTCCCCAGGGCGTCCAGGGTCTTGGCATACATGGCCTCGCCCACCTGGAAGCCTGCGGCCTTGGCTTCCGTGAGGAAGTGCGCAGCCTGCACCGTGGCCCAGGGCCAGGACTTCTTGCTGCCGGGCCACATGGCGAAGCCGCCGTCCTGGGTCTGCATGGTCTGCACGCGACGAATGGCGCTCTGCACCATGGCCTGGGCGCTGCGCTGCCGGAACAGCGCCGGCTCCAGGGCCGCGGCCATGTCTGCAAAATACAGCAACGGGAAGGCCTGGGAGACGGTCTGTTCCAGGCAGCCGTACGGGTAGCCCAGCAGGTCCTTGAGGCTGCCGGCATAGCGCAGCAGCGGGAAGCGGCCCACATGCACCTCGCGGCGCACCGTGCCGGGGATGAAGGCGGCTTCCGTGGGAATCGCCACCGTCACGGAGGATTCCGCCAGGGAGCCAGACTCGACCACGGTGCGGGCCGGCAGCGGCGCCCGGACCATGAATTCCACGCCGTCCTTGCCCGAGAGGGCCTGCGTGCCGTTCATGGTGCCCGCCGTGGCCGTGGCCGCGACGATGCCTTCGGCGTCCTCGGTGGTCAGATCGAAATAGACCAGCGACTCCCGCCCCTGCGACACGGCCACGGTCTGGTTGCCGCCCTTGACCCCGGCCGGTCCATCCGCCATCAACTGCACCTGGAAGGTGGCGTCCTGGCCGATATCATTGCGCACGGACACGGGAATCTTCACCGCTTCCCCAAAGGACAGGAATCGGGGGAAGGTGGCCGAGACGATGACCGGCGCACGCACCTGGACCTGTTCCTGCGCCGAGCCGAACCGTTTGCCCTTGGCAACCACGGCCATCACCCGCAGTGCGCCGTTGAAGTCCGGCACCTCGATGGTCCAGCGCACCTTGCCCTGGCTGTCGGCCACCAGCGGGCCGGACCAGAACCGCACCGGCTTGACCCGGCGCAGGGATTCCGTGCGCACGAACTGGCCGGCACGGCCATCGTCGCCGCCGGCCGGGGATCGGCCTTCGGTGGGATTCACCTCGGGCAGCAGCATGGCGAAGGTGTCGTAGGAATTCATCTCCAAGGCCCGCTTGGCGTAAAAATGGCCAAAGGGGTTAGGGGTTTTCTGATTGATGAGCTGCAGGATGCCCTCGTCCACGGCGGCCAGGGTCACCACGGCGTCAGGATCGGTGACGGCCTCGATGGTCAACGGCCCCTCGGGACGCATCATCGGGGGCAGGGAAAAGGCGATGGCCGGACGATTGGCCTCGCGGTCCACAAACAGCGGCGTCCAGCCCGCGGCGCGGCCGACCATGCCGGGCTCGATTTCCCCGGCCTTGCGCACCAGGATGGCGCTTATGTACACGTTGGGCGAATAGGCCTCGGTGACGGGGAAGGAGACCGTGGCCGTGTTGCCCTCCATGGGGTGCAGTTGCAGATCGTAGACGCGATCCTTTTCCACGGTCACCAGCACACGGCCGGCAAAGGGGGCGCGGATCTGCACGGTGGCCGTCTCGCCGGGCTTGTACTCGGCCTTGTCCGGCACCAGTTCCAGGGTGGCCGGATTCTCCACGGCCCAGGGCGAATAGCCCCAGCCGCCGGCATAGAAGGTGGCCTGGGAGGCCGCGCCGCCCTGCTCGTCCGCAATCTCCACGCGGTAGCTGCCGAAGTCCGGGGGCGTCCACTGGAAGCTGCCCTGCCCGCCGGCCGCGGTGAGGCTGAGTTCCTCCATGGGCACGCTCTGGCGCTCGGACTCGTAGCGGAAGCTGCCGGAAGGCGTCTTGCGCAGCACAGTCTGCCACTGATCCTTCCAGATCACGGCCTTGAGGGATGCGGCGGCCTCGGTGCGGTTGCCGTCCGGGTCCACCACCACATAGTCAAAGGTCATGGGCTCGCCGGGATTCACGCCGGTGCGGCCCAATTGCTTGATGCCCACATAGCGCGCGTAGGCGTGCACGGTGCGGGTGAGCCGGGCCGCCACGCCGCGGCCGCCGCGCTCGCGCACGCGGGCCACCATTTCCGCCT
This sequence is a window from Megalodesulfovibrio gigas DSM 1382 = ATCC 19364. Protein-coding genes within it:
- a CDS encoding catalase; amino-acid sequence: MANDKKTLTTAFGAPVGDDLNSHTAGARGPVLMQDVHLLEKLGHFDRERIPERVVHAKGAGAYGYFECTADVSQYTRAGFLTKGKKTDVFARFSTVGGEKGSADAERDPRGFAVKFYTEEGNYDLVGNNTPVFFIRDPLKFPDFIHTQKRNPKTNLKDADMFWDFLSLTPESIHQVTVLFSDRGTPATYRNMNGYSSHTYLWYNAAGEKFWVQYHFKTDQGIKNFTRQEAAAMRSADPDHATRDLFQAIEQGDSPSWTLEMQIMPYEQGLNYRYDIFDITKVWPHADVPPIVIGKMVLNRNPENYFAEVEQAAFNPSNFVPGIAPSADKMLQGRLFSYHDTHIHRLGSNYHLIPVNSPKHRPEASYQRDGAMRVDNGGGSGPNYWPNSFNGPGPDPDVRAPFLPVEGVAGPQPYPHPNDDFEQAGALYSKVMTDEDRTNLVGNIVEHLAGAQRRIQLRQAAVFYKAHPEYGTRVAEGLGLPVEEVQRLAAMTSEERAKATAA
- the pbpC gene encoding penicillin-binding protein 1C, producing MPWPAWCSRIFRRRAFASLGLWGGGALLLLWLVFLGLDQLFPFPWDALNQTPAVTVQDRHGRPLRVFLPPDGRRRQPVPLAQVSPLFRAVLVASEDRHFHRHPGVNPLAILRAAVMNLRAGRVVSGGSTITMQLARLCEPRERTIGAKLLESFRALQLEWRLSKDEILERYINMTPYGGNVVGVAAAAESYFGKDQQHLSLGEAALLTVLPRAPQGYDPVKNPQAARRARDRLLAVLERRGRIDAVQRRQAMAQQLPEGVTPLPRLAPHLAELAKALAEQRLPPGDSGRVMVATTIDRALQTAVESRLRDSAEWIRRQRLENAAVVVIENETRAVRAMAGSIEYMDFEHHGFINGCLIARSPGSALKPFLYAQAMDMGLIVPKSYLLDIPTDISGYSVRNFDGTFQGMITVEAALVQSRNVPAVRLLAQVAPPAFLELLRQAGLSTLKKTPYEYGLPLALGACEVTLLELANAYASLATLGQYRPPALLLQEEQAPPPAARILSREASWLTLDMLTRVERADLPRSWQHAKDAPSVAWKTGTSFGHRDAWAVGVSRQYTIGVWVGNLDGRAEMGISGATHAGPLLFDLFRVVEGAGAALTRPLDLALTTMAVCAADHLLPGPACPDRTEVTVIEGRTRLPRSELHQRIFVHPETGERVAGDCLQHLPHVPRLVRQYPVEFTAWMRAQGVQGEAMPAMHPTCHAAAAGEGPQVVSPDPRTPYRLRSDAPREFQRIGLKAFAGPDVRELFWYQDGSLKGSGAPDAQIFLPLEPGRHTLVVVDDQGRASQVEYRVE